The following coding sequences lie in one Bacteroidota bacterium genomic window:
- a CDS encoding ChaN family lipoprotein: MRKYLVALLLLAPLLVFSADPLAFRLVDSKGRKSSFVKMLRAASQADVVFFGELHNNPIAHWMQLELTTALADKFGEQLVLGAEMFETDNQAALNNFLAGLINRDSLQKAARLWPNYKTDIEPLVLLARDRKLPFIATNIPRRYASQVFRQGFEALESLPEDEKAFIAPLPIAYDPELPSYKAMLDMMAGHGGGPNVANFPKAQAVKDATMAWFIHQNLAAGKKFIHFNGAYHSDNFEGIVWYLRKLRPELKIMVISTLETAQPLRLPDDKKGVADFVLLVPENMTKTH; the protein is encoded by the coding sequence ATGAGAAAATATCTCGTTGCACTTTTGCTTCTTGCTCCGCTGTTGGTTTTTTCGGCCGACCCGCTTGCGTTCAGGCTGGTTGACTCAAAAGGCAGAAAGTCGTCGTTCGTAAAGATGCTTCGTGCCGCTTCGCAGGCCGATGTGGTGTTTTTTGGTGAGCTGCACAACAATCCCATAGCCCATTGGATGCAACTTGAACTGACCACAGCCCTTGCCGATAAATTTGGGGAACAACTTGTGCTGGGCGCCGAAATGTTCGAAACCGACAATCAGGCTGCGCTCAACAATTTTCTCGCCGGCCTGATCAATCGCGACAGCCTCCAGAAAGCTGCACGCCTTTGGCCTAACTATAAAACCGATATTGAACCTCTTGTGCTGCTTGCACGCGATCGCAAATTGCCCTTTATTGCCACAAATATTCCGCGGCGCTATGCCTCACAGGTGTTCCGCCAGGGCTTCGAGGCGCTCGAATCGTTGCCTGAGGACGAAAAGGCCTTCATTGCACCTTTGCCCATTGCTTACGATCCCGAATTGCCATCGTATAAAGCTATGCTCGACATGATGGCAGGGCATGGCGGAGGACCAAATGTGGCCAATTTTCCAAAAGCCCAGGCTGTGAAAGATGCCACCATGGCCTGGTTTATTCACCAGAACCTCGCTGCCGGGAAGAAGTTTATTCATTTCAACGGCGCCTACCACTCCGACAACTTTGAGGGTATTGTCTGGTATTTGCGAAAACTCCGCCCGGAATTAAAGATCATGGTCATTTCGACACTCGAAACAGCTCAGCCTCTCCGACTTCCGGACGATAAGAAAGGCGTAGCCGATTTTGTGCTGTTGGTGCCCGAAAACATGACCAAAACCCACTGA
- a CDS encoding TonB-dependent receptor, which translates to MFSLLWAPLLLIAQFELRGRVTDAETGQGLPGAHLSLKSHGLNKVAAADGSFVFQQLKAGTYVLQVSYVGYHTDEQRIVVDANKMISIALKPASLLQDEVVVRATRLTGNSAATFTLLDKQAIATRNTGPDLPYLLTMTPSVVVNSDAGAGIGYTGIRIRGTDITRINVTLNGVPVNDPESHGVWFVNMPDLASSVESMQIQRGAGTSANGTAAFGASINISTLSRPDTPFVEFTTGAGAFNTFRNTLNFSTGTNAKGLNFEGRLSKISSDGYIDRASSDLRSFYLAGGWTSKRSLVKIMASSGAEKTYQAWNGIPRAALDTNRRYNPAGEIKDANGKLIGFYYNETDNYQQDYYQLHAAHELNPFHTLTLTTFLTLGKGYYENWKNNERFSKYGLPNPVVGGVEIKRSDLIRQKWLDNSFYGAQLGHQWQQGRMSLRSGAGINHYKGDHFGYIIWSRVAAVDNKTPWYFNTGTKTDASLFSKADIVLTDKWEAFADLHFRRIDYRIEGTHDNLRDLTQTHKFFFFNPKAGITRHLNTSTHAYLQLAIVNREPNRTAYRDLDPGQEIKPERMYNVEIGLRTEKNNLRLESNAYMMYYNNQLVLTGKINNVGSPIMTNVPKSYRIGWENLASWKASQKLKLDGHFSLSSNRIVDFVEYVDNWNYWDDPNNQPLQYEIRHGNTNISFSPSAVAGLMATWNPTGQLELGLQTNYVSRQYLDNTSSKTRSIDPYSTTNLTLSYAPTLRLAERTRLTLGIFNLFDQQYVANGWVYRYFLDGQALEMEGLYPQAGIHWMLQLNMLF; encoded by the coding sequence ATGTTTTCTTTGCTGTGGGCACCGCTCTTGCTCATAGCCCAGTTTGAATTGCGCGGCAGGGTGACCGATGCAGAAACCGGGCAGGGTTTGCCCGGAGCGCACCTTAGCCTCAAAAGCCATGGATTGAACAAAGTTGCGGCCGCTGACGGCAGTTTTGTATTTCAGCAACTGAAAGCCGGGACGTATGTGCTGCAGGTGAGCTATGTAGGTTATCACACTGACGAGCAGCGCATTGTGGTGGATGCCAACAAGATGATCAGCATTGCCCTGAAGCCTGCCAGCCTGCTTCAGGACGAGGTTGTGGTGCGTGCCACCCGGCTCACCGGCAATAGCGCAGCCACCTTTACCCTGCTCGACAAACAAGCCATTGCGACCCGCAATACCGGACCCGACCTCCCCTACCTGCTGACGATGACCCCTTCGGTGGTTGTCAATTCCGATGCCGGAGCCGGAATCGGATATACCGGCATTCGCATACGTGGCACCGACATCACCCGCATCAACGTCACCCTCAACGGGGTGCCTGTGAACGACCCTGAATCGCATGGGGTCTGGTTCGTCAATATGCCAGATCTGGCCAGCTCGGTCGAAAGCATGCAGATTCAGCGCGGGGCAGGCACTTCGGCCAACGGAACAGCAGCCTTTGGCGCAAGCATCAACATCAGCACCCTATCGCGCCCCGACACGCCTTTTGTAGAGTTCACCACTGGTGCGGGCGCCTTCAACACCTTCCGCAACACCCTGAACTTCAGTACGGGAACAAACGCAAAAGGGCTTAACTTCGAAGGCCGGCTGAGCAAAATATCCTCCGATGGATACATTGACCGCGCCTCGTCCGATCTCAGGTCGTTTTATCTTGCCGGGGGATGGACAAGCAAACGCAGCCTGGTTAAAATCATGGCAAGCAGCGGAGCCGAAAAAACCTACCAGGCCTGGAACGGCATACCCCGCGCCGCCCTCGATACCAACCGGAGGTATAACCCGGCCGGCGAAATAAAGGATGCCAACGGCAAGCTCATTGGTTTTTACTACAACGAAACCGACAACTATCAGCAGGATTACTACCAGCTGCATGCCGCACATGAGTTGAATCCATTTCATACGCTGACTTTGACCACATTCCTAACCCTTGGAAAAGGATACTACGAGAACTGGAAAAACAACGAACGATTCAGCAAATACGGCCTTCCGAACCCAGTTGTGGGTGGCGTGGAAATCAAGCGCTCCGACCTGATCAGGCAGAAGTGGCTCGACAACAGTTTTTATGGTGCACAGCTGGGGCACCAATGGCAGCAAGGCCGCATGAGCCTGCGCTCGGGCGCCGGCATCAACCATTACAAGGGCGATCATTTCGGTTACATTATCTGGTCGCGGGTTGCCGCCGTGGACAATAAAACGCCCTGGTATTTCAACACCGGGACAAAAACCGATGCCAGCCTTTTCAGCAAGGCCGATATTGTGCTGACTGACAAATGGGAAGCCTTTGCCGACCTCCATTTCCGTCGGATTGATTACCGCATCGAAGGCACCCACGACAACCTGCGCGACCTCACCCAAACTCACAAATTCTTCTTTTTTAACCCCAAAGCAGGTATTACCCGGCATCTAAACACAAGCACTCACGCTTACCTCCAGCTGGCCATCGTAAATCGCGAGCCCAACCGCACAGCTTACCGTGACCTGGATCCGGGTCAGGAAATCAAACCCGAGCGTATGTATAATGTGGAAATAGGCTTGCGCACTGAAAAAAACAATCTGCGGCTCGAATCAAATGCCTACATGATGTATTACAACAACCAGCTGGTGCTCACAGGCAAGATCAACAATGTGGGTTCGCCCATCATGACAAATGTGCCAAAAAGTTACCGGATCGGATGGGAAAACCTGGCATCCTGGAAAGCGTCTCAAAAGCTTAAGCTCGACGGTCACTTCAGCCTGAGCAGCAACCGGATTGTTGATTTTGTGGAATATGTGGACAACTGGAACTATTGGGACGATCCCAATAACCAGCCGCTGCAATATGAAATCAGACACGGCAACACCAACATCTCCTTCTCACCTTCGGCTGTAGCCGGGTTAATGGCCACCTGGAATCCGACCGGACAGCTTGAACTCGGATTGCAAACAAACTACGTCAGCCGGCAGTATCTCGACAACACCTCAAGCAAAACCAGAAGTATTGATCCCTATTCCACTACAAATCTAACCTTGTCGTACGCCCCTACCTTACGTCTGGCCGAACGCACCCGCCTTACCCTGGGCATTTTCAACCTGTTCGATCAGCAATATGTGGCCAATGGCTGGGTTTACCGCTATTTTCTCGACGGGCAGGCCCTCGAGATGGAGGGGCTCTATCCGCAGGCAGGAATTCACTGGATGCTGCAGCTCAACATGCTATTCTGA
- a CDS encoding ABC transporter substrate-binding protein yields MYDHPGKVLISPEDTLWQIAERYPETIAVFVRHGFSLMADPEKRLAFGSKLRLDIALGMRQIDFEVFYSELEAAVMNSGRQPEYGPGVVRVKGLLPCPVRLPLQEKLDTFVASRQADGLVLAGELKAASMGLDWLKSDAEAAASPSELDDIYLSAGFDLFFEERYFGRFIKSGHFVDPTGWDRPNPCFPQAGVDILDPLRRYGVVAVVPAVFLVNTAELAGRPVPSSWEDLLHPQWEASLSLPVSDFDLFNAILLTISNKYGMDAVEALGRNMQQSLHPAQMVKSERLSRRPAVTIMPNFFTKMARPGGPMLAVWPADGAILSPVFMIAKSDGNSHIGDVASLLASREVGEILSHLGLFPSVHPLVDNRLPAGAPMMWLGWDFIGSNDLNTAFEACNERFKSATTY; encoded by the coding sequence ATGTACGATCATCCAGGCAAGGTATTGATTTCTCCGGAGGACACTTTGTGGCAGATAGCGGAGCGTTATCCTGAGACCATTGCGGTTTTTGTCAGGCATGGCTTTTCGCTTATGGCCGATCCTGAGAAGCGGCTCGCGTTTGGCAGCAAATTGCGGCTCGACATTGCCCTTGGCATGCGTCAGATTGATTTCGAGGTGTTTTACAGCGAGCTGGAAGCTGCGGTCATGAATTCCGGCCGGCAGCCTGAGTACGGACCGGGTGTTGTGCGGGTGAAAGGTTTGTTGCCTTGTCCGGTGCGTTTGCCGCTTCAGGAAAAGCTCGATACCTTTGTAGCTTCGAGGCAGGCTGATGGCCTTGTGCTGGCTGGCGAACTCAAAGCGGCCTCTATGGGGCTGGACTGGTTGAAGAGCGATGCAGAGGCTGCAGCTTCGCCTTCTGAGCTGGACGACATATACCTTTCGGCCGGTTTTGATTTGTTTTTTGAGGAACGGTATTTCGGCAGGTTTATCAAATCCGGACATTTTGTGGATCCCACCGGATGGGACCGGCCAAATCCATGCTTTCCGCAGGCAGGCGTGGATATTCTTGATCCTTTGCGCAGGTATGGGGTTGTTGCTGTGGTTCCGGCTGTCTTTCTGGTAAACACGGCTGAGCTTGCAGGCCGGCCGGTGCCTTCGTCATGGGAGGATCTGTTGCATCCCCAATGGGAGGCATCGTTGAGTTTGCCGGTTTCCGATTTTGACCTGTTCAATGCCATCCTGCTGACTATCAGTAACAAATATGGCATGGATGCAGTGGAAGCCCTTGGGAGGAACATGCAACAAAGTCTGCATCCTGCCCAGATGGTAAAGTCGGAAAGGTTGAGCCGGAGGCCGGCTGTGACAATCATGCCAAATTTCTTTACCAAAATGGCCAGGCCAGGTGGCCCGATGCTGGCAGTCTGGCCCGCCGATGGGGCAATCCTCAGTCCTGTATTTATGATTGCCAAAAGCGATGGGAACAGCCATATCGGGGATGTAGCCTCCTTACTGGCTTCGCGCGAGGTAGGTGAAATCTTGTCGCATCTGGGATTGTTTCCGAGTGTGCATCCGCTGGTGGACAACCGGCTGCCTGCGGGCGCTCCCATGATGTGGCTTGGATGGGATTTTATCGGCTCCAACGATCTGAACACAGCTTTCGAAGCTTGCAATGAACGCTTCAAGAGCGCAACAACATATTAG
- a CDS encoding ATP-binding cassette domain-containing protein, whose amino-acid sequence MLLGSSLKELTIRYPYLGQFLEAYPFVLKQSGDIPLGAVLRELESRDEDLAFDAGSFIAQLQEFIQQMQEFLGQEHAAVEVLTILPGFDKQGNPEGFEKLELAKGSVTSIVGPTGSGKSRLLADIEWVAQGDTPTGRRVLVNNRPPLTDWRYASGKKLVAQLSQNMNFVMDLEVEEFLMLHARSRMIANADGLVRQIIAQANELAGEKFGPHTPITALSGGQSRALMIADTAILSASPVVLIDEIENAGIDRRRALDLLIREEKIVLMATHDPILALMADQRIVISNGGISRLIKTSDVEKAMLAELEHYDKKMMQFRNQLRHGGLLHEITDL is encoded by the coding sequence ATGTTGCTTGGTTCGAGCCTGAAAGAACTAACCATCAGGTATCCCTACCTCGGTCAGTTCCTCGAGGCCTATCCCTTTGTGCTAAAGCAATCCGGCGATATTCCGCTGGGAGCTGTGCTACGGGAGCTCGAAAGCAGAGACGAAGATCTGGCTTTCGATGCCGGTAGCTTTATAGCTCAGTTGCAGGAGTTTATACAACAGATGCAGGAGTTTCTGGGTCAGGAGCATGCAGCGGTTGAGGTGCTGACTATCTTGCCGGGTTTCGATAAGCAGGGCAATCCGGAGGGATTCGAAAAGCTGGAGCTCGCGAAGGGAAGTGTAACCAGTATAGTCGGGCCGACGGGTTCAGGCAAGAGCAGGCTGCTGGCCGACATCGAATGGGTAGCCCAGGGCGATACGCCCACCGGTCGCCGGGTGCTGGTAAACAACCGGCCACCGCTCACCGACTGGCGGTATGCTTCGGGAAAAAAGCTGGTTGCCCAGCTGTCGCAAAACATGAATTTTGTGATGGACCTCGAAGTGGAGGAATTCCTCATGCTTCATGCCCGAAGCCGGATGATAGCCAATGCAGACGGGCTGGTGCGGCAGATCATAGCTCAGGCCAACGAGCTGGCCGGCGAAAAGTTTGGCCCACATACCCCCATCACCGCATTGAGCGGCGGACAGTCGCGCGCACTGATGATTGCCGATACGGCCATACTCAGCGCCAGCCCCGTGGTGCTGATTGATGAAATTGAGAATGCCGGAATCGACCGCCGCCGCGCCCTCGACCTGCTGATCAGGGAAGAAAAGATTGTGTTGATGGCTACACACGACCCCATCCTTGCCCTGATGGCCGACCAAAGGATTGTAATCAGCAATGGCGGCATCAGCAGGTTGATCAAAACTTCAGATGTCGAAAAGGCGATGCTGGCCGAACTTGAGCATTACGACAAAAAGATGATGCAATTCAGAAATCAACTCCGTCATGGAGGACTTTTGCACGAAATAACTGATTTATAA
- a CDS encoding PepSY domain-containing protein encodes MKKWRWLHKWLSLVFGLLLILWAASGILLNHRSLISGLDVPRTLLPENYKPDNYNLASIRSGLHEGDSLLVWGNIGIWITDTALAGWRPLMDGLPEGMDNRRTMCLLRASSGLLLAATQSGLYALDDNNLWHKIHLPLHDERIMDISEAEGNIYVVSRSEVFVSPVDGSLLSFREVSLPPSADEDGKTSLFRTLWVLHSGEVLGAAGKLVVDFFGLLMIFFVLTGYIYFFFPALIRRAKNKGRDAVALVAINRFSVRWHNKLGLWFGVFLIFTALTGMFLRPPLLIAIARSKVPKLKGTMLNHPNTWHDKLRALRYDAQTGGFLIVTNERIYFTPDLHNEPARPFPVQPPLSVMGINVLERLDDGFWLIGSFNGLFAWQPERGAVVDYFTGEPHRFNPNVSSPIGRNMVAGMIRLKARDMVFDYNLGLTGKRYAMPDELTRQGFPLWNLALEVHTGRVFQFLLGPLYILLVPVMGLIALVILISGLVIYIRRLLRKNHSK; translated from the coding sequence ATGAAAAAGTGGCGCTGGCTTCACAAATGGTTGTCGTTGGTTTTCGGATTGCTGTTGATTTTGTGGGCAGCATCCGGCATTTTGCTCAACCACAGAAGCCTGATCAGCGGGCTTGACGTGCCCCGGACCTTGCTGCCAGAAAATTATAAACCGGATAATTACAACCTGGCCAGCATCAGGTCGGGCTTGCACGAAGGCGACAGCCTGCTGGTTTGGGGCAACATAGGTATTTGGATCACCGACACTGCCCTGGCCGGTTGGCGTCCTTTGATGGATGGCCTGCCCGAAGGTATGGACAACCGCCGTACCATGTGCCTGCTTCGTGCTTCGTCGGGTTTGCTGCTGGCGGCAACACAGTCGGGGCTTTATGCGCTGGACGACAACAACCTCTGGCATAAAATCCATCTGCCGCTCCATGACGAACGCATCATGGACATAAGTGAAGCCGAAGGCAATATTTATGTAGTCAGCAGGTCGGAGGTGTTTGTGTCGCCCGTGGATGGCAGCCTGTTAAGCTTCCGTGAGGTATCGCTTCCTCCCTCTGCGGATGAAGATGGGAAGACCAGTTTGTTTCGGACATTGTGGGTGCTGCACAGCGGAGAAGTGCTGGGCGCTGCCGGAAAGCTCGTTGTGGACTTTTTTGGTTTGCTGATGATCTTTTTTGTGCTGACCGGTTACATTTACTTTTTCTTTCCCGCTTTGATCCGAAGGGCAAAGAATAAGGGAAGAGATGCTGTGGCGCTTGTTGCAATCAACAGGTTTAGCGTGCGTTGGCACAACAAGCTCGGGTTATGGTTTGGTGTTTTTTTGATTTTTACTGCACTTACAGGCATGTTTCTGCGGCCACCACTGCTGATTGCTATCGCCCGGAGCAAGGTGCCCAAGCTGAAAGGAACAATGCTCAATCATCCCAACACCTGGCACGACAAACTGAGGGCACTGAGGTATGACGCGCAAACCGGTGGGTTTCTCATTGTAACCAACGAACGGATCTATTTTACCCCCGACTTGCATAATGAGCCAGCCAGACCATTTCCGGTTCAGCCACCCTTATCCGTTATGGGGATCAATGTGCTGGAGCGACTGGATGACGGATTCTGGCTGATTGGGAGTTTCAACGGCCTGTTCGCCTGGCAGCCTGAACGAGGGGCGGTTGTTGATTATTTCACTGGCGAACCACATCGTTTTAATCCCAATGTGTCTTCGCCCATAGGCAGGAATATGGTTGCGGGTATGATCCGCCTGAAAGCACGGGACATGGTGTTCGATTACAACCTGGGTTTGACGGGGAAGCGTTATGCCATGCCCGATGAACTGACAAGGCAAGGATTTCCGTTGTGGAATCTGGCGCTTGAAGTGCATACCGGACGTGTATTCCAGTTTCTGCTGGGGCCGTTGTATATCCTGCTGGTTCCGGTCATGGGCCTGATTGCGTTGGTTATTCTGATCAGCGGATTGGTGATCTATATCCGGCGCCTGCTAAGAAAGAATCATTCTAAATAA
- the nrfH gene encoding cytochrome c nitrite reductase small subunit, whose amino-acid sequence MPAGFKLAFVLLAGVGAGLAVYGFYASRAHSYLSDDPRTCVNCHIMAPQYATWQHSSHREVATCNDCHVPHDNVFNTYYFKAMDGLRHATIFTLRAEPQNIFIKEAGIQVVHNNCIRCHSTLITDAKLLAQTTQFHDKFGERLCWDCHREVPHGRVKSLSSTPYARVPVPESPVPGWMKNLMK is encoded by the coding sequence ATGCCTGCGGGGTTTAAGCTGGCATTTGTGCTTCTGGCAGGGGTGGGGGCAGGACTGGCTGTCTATGGTTTTTATGCCAGCAGGGCACACAGTTATCTGTCGGACGATCCGCGCACCTGTGTCAACTGCCACATCATGGCGCCGCAGTATGCCACCTGGCAGCACAGTTCACATCGCGAAGTGGCCACTTGCAACGACTGCCACGTGCCACACGACAATGTGTTCAACACCTATTACTTTAAAGCGATGGATGGCCTGAGGCATGCCACGATATTTACGCTAAGGGCAGAGCCGCAGAATATTTTCATTAAAGAGGCTGGTATTCAGGTGGTGCACAACAACTGCATCCGTTGTCACAGCACCCTGATCACCGATGCCAAGCTGCTTGCCCAAACCACGCAGTTTCACGACAAGTTTGGCGAACGCCTGTGCTGGGATTGTCACCGCGAAGTGCCGCACGGCCGGGTTAAAAGTTTGTCGAGCACGCCATATGCACGCGTACCGGTACCTGAGTCACCGGTTCCGGGCTGGATGAAAAACCTGATGAAGTAA
- the nrfA gene encoding ammonia-forming cytochrome c nitrite reductase: protein MNSLHQEKSKKGFYWLLFAGSLIGVFLLGLLVASITERRAEAVFAYSPKVELADFEPRNEVWGQNFPWQYESYRKTQETDFRTPHGGNAMRDMLEEAPELVVLWAGYAFSKDYNQGRGHSYAITDTRNTLRTGGPLAPDKGMPSTCWTCKSPDVPRMMNQMGVKEFYSTTWAALGHEHPNSIGCADCHDPKTMNLTITRPALIEAYQAMGKDITKATHQEMRSLVCAQCHVEYYFDRKRPGAEGAFYLTFPWTKGMGPEEMLAYYDEFGFSDWTHPLSKAPMLKSQHPDYEVYTTGIHAERGVSCADCHMPYVSEGGLKYSNHHVTSPLKYVSQACQTCHRESEATLMKNVYDRQNKVAELRHKAEKLIVHAHVEAKAAWDAGATEAEMKDILYDIRAAQWFWDYVAASHGGSFHAPVESARVMGKAIDRAQSARVKLARVLATKGITAEIPYPDISTKAKAQAFIGLDMDALRQEKQVFKEQILPEWDRKAAERQAAMPMVRK, encoded by the coding sequence ATGAATTCGTTACATCAAGAAAAGAGTAAAAAAGGATTTTACTGGTTGTTGTTTGCAGGCAGCCTGATCGGGGTGTTTTTGCTGGGTTTGCTCGTAGCCTCGATTACCGAGCGCAGGGCGGAGGCGGTGTTTGCTTACAGTCCCAAGGTGGAACTGGCCGATTTTGAACCCAGAAATGAGGTTTGGGGTCAGAATTTCCCTTGGCAGTATGAATCGTACCGCAAGACGCAGGAGACTGACTTCCGCACGCCCCATGGGGGCAACGCCATGCGCGACATGCTTGAGGAAGCACCCGAATTGGTTGTTTTGTGGGCTGGTTATGCATTTTCAAAGGATTACAACCAGGGCAGGGGACACTCGTACGCTATAACCGACACAAGAAACACCCTCCGGACAGGCGGACCTCTGGCTCCGGACAAAGGAATGCCCAGCACCTGCTGGACCTGCAAAAGTCCTGATGTGCCCAGGATGATGAATCAGATGGGGGTAAAGGAATTTTACAGCACCACCTGGGCCGCACTTGGGCACGAGCACCCAAACTCGATTGGCTGTGCCGATTGTCATGATCCAAAAACCATGAACCTGACCATTACCCGTCCGGCCCTCATCGAGGCATATCAGGCTATGGGTAAGGATATTACCAAAGCCACACACCAGGAAATGCGCTCGCTGGTGTGTGCCCAATGCCATGTGGAGTATTACTTCGACAGGAAAAGGCCGGGTGCCGAAGGTGCATTTTACCTGACCTTCCCCTGGACCAAGGGAATGGGGCCTGAAGAGATGCTGGCGTATTACGACGAGTTTGGTTTCAGCGACTGGACACACCCACTCAGCAAGGCGCCAATGCTGAAGTCGCAACACCCGGATTATGAAGTATATACAACCGGTATCCATGCCGAGCGTGGGGTATCATGTGCCGACTGCCATATGCCTTATGTGAGCGAAGGTGGCTTGAAGTATAGCAACCATCATGTGACCTCACCTTTGAAGTACGTATCACAGGCATGTCAGACCTGCCACCGCGAAAGCGAAGCCACCCTGATGAAAAATGTGTACGACCGGCAGAACAAAGTGGCTGAACTGCGTCATAAGGCTGAGAAACTCATTGTGCATGCGCATGTGGAGGCCAAGGCTGCCTGGGATGCCGGTGCTACGGAAGCCGAAATGAAGGATATCCTTTACGACATTCGCGCCGCACAGTGGTTCTGGGATTATGTGGCTGCATCGCATGGTGGATCATTCCATGCCCCAGTGGAAAGCGCCAGGGTGATGGGCAAAGCCATCGACCGTGCACAGTCGGCCAGGGTAAAGCTTGCAAGGGTGTTGGCTACCAAGGGAATAACTGCCGAGATTCCTTATCCCGACATCAGCACAAAGGCCAAGGCACAGGCGTTTATCGGACTTGATATGGACGCATTGCGTCAGGAAAAACAGGTGTTCAAGGAGCAGATTCTGCCGGAATGGGACCGCAAAGCTGCCGAACGCCAGGCCGCCATGCCTATGGTTCGTAAATAA